A region of the Fusobacteria bacterium ZRK30 genome:
TATATTATGTTTGAATATAACCAGCCTATGCATGCTTTTGATCACTCTAAATTAGAGGGTTCAAAGATAACTGTAAGAGAAGCTGAAAAAGGTGAAAAAATCACTACTTTAGATGGTGAAGAGAGAGAATTAAACAACTCTGAATTAGTTATTGCTGATGAGGCAAAGGCTGTAGCAATAGCTGGAATCATGGGTGGTAAAGATACAGAGGTAGATGAAAATACTACTGATATATTATTAGAAGTAGCATACTTTACTCCTGAAAATATAAGAAAAACAGCTAAAACATTGGGATTATCTTCTGATTCTTCATATAGATTTGAGAGAGGAATAGATAGAGATAATACTTTAGTTGTATTAGAAAGAGCATCATCTTTAATTCAGTCTCTAACTGATTGTGAAGTTGTAGGAGAATATGTAGATGTATATACAGATCCTTATACTTCTAGGGAAGTTTCTTTAGATATCAACAGATTAAATAAATTTGTAGGTAAGGAAATAGAATTAGATACAGTAGGAAAGATATTAAATAGCTTAAATATGCAGATAAAAAACAGAGGAGAAAACAAAATTTCTGTAACTCCTCCATCATATAGAAACGATATCACTAGATCAGCAGATCTATATGAAGAGATCATCAGAATGTATGGTTTTGAAAATATTGAAGATAAGATGCCGGTGGAAAATATCAAAGCTGGTGTAGTAGATGAAGAATTCCAAACTACTGATACTTCTAAAAAACACTTAAGAGACATGGGATTACAAGAAGTTATAAACTATAGCTTTATCCCTAGAGGAATTTTAGAAAAATTAAAGGTAGAAGCAGAGACTATCGATATCAAAAATCCTATAAATGAAGATATGGTAACACTTAGACCTACTTTAATGTATGGTTTACTTACTAATATCAGAGATAATTTCAACAGAAATATAAATGATCTGAAGATATTTGAAGTATCTAGAACATTTACTAAGGCCGAAACTTTAGCAGATGAACTTGTAAAAGTAGGAATTGCTTTAGCTGGCAGAGAGGAAAGAAATTTATGGGATGCAAAACCTGAAGCCTATGATTTTTATGACTTAAAAGGATATGTAGAAACTTATCTAAAAGATATGGGAATGACGAGATATCAATTAAGAAGAACTGAAAATAAAAGTTACCATCCAGGTAGAGCGGTAGATATCTTAGTAGGAAGAGATTATATCGGAACTTTTGGAGAGATCCATCCAGATGTAGCTGAAGCTATGTCTATCTCAAGAGAAAGAGTATATCTTGCAGAGTTAGAATTAGCTAAGATAGTAAAATATGGAAAAACTAAGGTAAAATACGAGAAGATAGTAAAATATCCGGCAGTAAACAGAGACTTAGCTATCTTAATGGATAGAGATAAGTTAGTTGGAGATATGTTGGGAGATATTAAAAAATCTTCAAATATCATCGAAGGTGTAAATTTATTTGATATCTATCAAGGTGAAAAGGTAGAAGCAGATAAAAAATCAGTAGCTATTAATATAGTTCTTAGAAAAACAACAGGAACTTTAGAAGAAAGTGAAGTAACTGCAGCAATCGATAAGATCTTAGGACTTATCAAGAAAAAGTATCAAGGTGAGATCAGACAATAATTATAAAAACCCCTCCTAAATTTTTAGGAGGGGTTTTCTATTTAATAATTTTAATTAAATGTAGTGTCACGTTGCTTTTATTCGTCCTCTGAATCACCGAAAACTTCATATACTTCCGAGATAACAATAAAAGCTGTTGGATCGATTCGATGCATAAATACCTGTAAATCACGAAGCTGTTTATTCTTTAAGATAACCATGATCATCTTTCTTTCAGAATCCTGGATACGACTCTTAGTCATAATAGTAGTACTCTCAGTCTGGATATCATTAGCTAGTAGTTCCTGGATCTCATCATATTTTGAACTTGTGATATACACCATCTTACTATGGCTTACCCCTTCAAATATCTTATTTAAGATGGAGTTACAGGCAAATGCAGATAAGATAGCATAGAGTCCCCTCTCTATCCCGAAGACAGCTATTCCACTACCCATTACAAGGATATCTAACATTAAGATAGCATGAGCTACCGGTAGTCTAGAATATTTACTGATAACCTGTCCTAAGATATCAGCGCCTCCCATGCTTCCACCAAACCTAAAGATTAAACCCATTCCTGAACCTAAAAATAATCCTCCAAAGATAGGTGCTAAGAGTAAATTTCCACCCTTGGCATAGTCAATTACAGATGTATTGTTGAGTAATGTCTGAAAAGTCTGGGTATAAAAGGCTAAACCCACAATTCCAAAAAAAGTTTTAAACCCATATTCCTTTCCGAATACTTTAACCCCTAAGATGAATATAGGAATATTAAAGACCAAAATGGTAAGACCAATTGGGATTCCCATCCCGTAAAATAATATAGTGGCAACTCCTGGAACTCCGCTACTGACTAGTCTCCCAGGAACCAAGAAAATTCCTATCCCAATGGCTGATAATATCAGTCCTAAATTAATAACAAAATAATCAAAAAATAACCCCTTTAAGTGTCTTTTCATTTTACTCTACCTCCCCCCGATGTAATAAATTTTATTAAACTTTAAATTTTATTGATTTAAATTATTTTTCCTATAAATCGATAAATTTTAGCATTTTTAAAACAAAAAAGATACAATAAAATTAGTTATTTTTTTAACTAGAAAAAACCATATAAAGTTATAACTTTTTTAATTTTGTGGTAAGATTTAGGAGACAAAAAACTGGGAAATTTAAGGCGTTTTTAATATAGAAATATGAAGGATAAAAAAACTTAATATAGAGAATAAATAATTAAAATACGGAGGTAAAAAATGAACTTAGCAGAGATAAAAAAAAATGCCCGGGAAAAGATGAAAGGTGTATGTGCTATATGTCGTGAATGTAATGGTGTTTGGTGTAGAGGGATGGTCCCAGGAATGGGAGGAGCAGGAAATGGTTCTACTATGCAGAGGAATTATAATAAATTAAATGAGATAAGAGTTATGATGAAAACATTACATGATGCCAAGGATCCGGATGTTAAATTTAATTTTTTAGGGAAGGTACTTTCCAGCCCGGTAATGGTAGCTCCTATAACGGGATTAAACTATAATGCCGGAGGAGCCGTAGAAGAGGAAGATTATATAGACGACATCGTAAACGGAAGTTTAGAATGCGGAACTATAGCTATGATAGGTGATGGAGGAAATCCTGATTTTTATAGGTGGGGGATAGAAGCTATAAAAAAAGTGGATGGTAATGGTGTGGCTATCATAAAACCCCGTGAAAATTCTGAGATCATAAAAAGAATAAGGATGGCAGAGGAAGCAGGGGCACTGGCTGTAGGAGTAGATGTAGACGGAGCTGGATTATTGGTTATGAGTACTATGGGACAGCCTGTAGGACCAAAATCAGTGAAAGAATTAAAGGAATTGGTGGATTCGACGAAATTACCATTTATACTAAAGGGGATTCTCAGTGTAGAGGAAGCTAAGATAGCCATGGAAGCAGGAGTGGCAGGGATCATAGTATCTAACCATGGAGGCCGTGTGTTAAACGGTACCATAAGTTCAGTTGAGACACTGGCTGAAATATCTGCAGCTGTTGGAGATAAGATGGTAGTAATAGCTGATGGAGGAGTAAGGGAAGGAATGGATATAGTAAAATTCTTAGCCCTTGGAGCTCACTGTATATTGGTAGGAAGACCTGTTATTTGGGGAAGTGTAGGAGGTAGAAGAGAAGGAGTAAAAGTAACTTTGGAAACTTTAAGAAATCAACTATATCAAGCCATGATACTGACAGGTGCCGGTAGTTTAGAAGAAATAAATAAAAGTATGATATACAGGGATTAATTAAAAAAATAAGAAAAAGAAAAAAAGGTGCGTTCTAGCACCTTTTTTTTATTATGCTGTATGATCTCTTTAGATTAAAAATAAAAAACGTCCAAAAGTATTGACAAAGTGTTCATATTAGAGTAAACTCAGTACTAATAGTTTAAATCGTACTTTTTAATCGAAGTATAGTGCCAATTAAATGGTATTTATATATAATTTTATTTAAGGAGATGAAAGAATGAAAAAATTATTTTTATTAGTTACAATGTTTGTAATGTCGGCGTTTGCCTTTTCAGCAGACTACCATATTGGTGTAGTATCCGGGACAGTATCTCAATCAGAAGACGGGCTTAGAGGAGCTCAGGAGTTAATAAACAAGTTTGGAGCAGCTGAAAACGGAGGGAAAGTAATACATATAACTTACCCGGATAACTTTATGCAGGAGATGGAAACTACAATCTCTCAAATCGTAAGTTTAGCAGATGACCCTAAGATGAAAGCAATAGTTATAACAGAAGCTATTCCTGGAACAGTGGAAGCATTTAGAAGGGTAAGGGAAAAAAATCCTGATATTTTATTAATTGCAAACAGTCCCCATGAAGATCCAGAGATGATCGCAGATGTAGCAGACTTAGTATTAAACCCCGATAATGTGGCTAGAGGTTACTTAATTGTAAAAGCAGCTCAAGAGATGGGAGCAAAGAAATTTATGCATATATCATTTCCTAGACATATGAGTTATGAACTTTTATCTAGAAGAAGAGATATTATGAAACAGGCGGCAGCTGATTTAGGTATGGAATTTATAACTATGACTGCCCCAGACCCTGTAAGTGATGTCGGTGTAGCAGGAGCTCAACAATTTATCTTAGAAAAAGTGCCTTCATGGTTAAAAAAATACGGTAAAGATACTGCATTTTTCGCAACAAATGATGCACAGACTGAACCTTTATTAAAGAGGATAGCAGAAGATGGTGGATACTTTGTAGAAGCAGACCTGCCTTCTCCAACAATGGGATACCCTGGAGCTTTAGGAGTTAAATTTGATAAGAGTGAAAAGGGAAATTGGCCTAAGATATTGAAAAAAGTTGAAAAATCAGTAGTTAAAGCTGGTGGGTCAGGAAGAATGGGAACATGGGCATATTCATATAACTTTGCTGCAGCAGTAGCTTTAGGAACTCATGCAATAGATGTAATAGAGGGAAGATCAGAGATAGATGATTTTGATGAAGTTATGGCTGCATTAGGAATGCAAAGTCCTGGAGCAGGTTGGAATGGAAGTGAATATGTAGATGTTGACGGAATAGAGAGAGAAAACTTTTTCTTAGTATATCAAGATACATATG
Encoded here:
- the pheT gene encoding phenylalanine--tRNA ligase subunit beta, giving the protein MLISLEWLKEYVEINEDVKELENALTMIGQEVEAIEEQGQHLDNVVVGHVVEYGQHPDADKLSLLKVNVGEETPLQIICGAPNHKLGDKVIVAKIGAVLPGNFKIKKAKVRGVESCGMLCSEAELGMGTDGDGIVILSEDAPIGEDIRTHLGLDDIIFELEITPNRPDCLSHIGIAREVAAYYERKVKYPTSDIRTLTGPSGIVVDINDDKRCTRYSSRILKNVKVEESPEWLKRRLKAIGLRPINNIVDVTNYIMFEYNQPMHAFDHSKLEGSKITVREAEKGEKITTLDGEERELNNSELVIADEAKAVAIAGIMGGKDTEVDENTTDILLEVAYFTPENIRKTAKTLGLSSDSSYRFERGIDRDNTLVVLERASSLIQSLTDCEVVGEYVDVYTDPYTSREVSLDINRLNKFVGKEIELDTVGKILNSLNMQIKNRGENKISVTPPSYRNDITRSADLYEEIIRMYGFENIEDKMPVENIKAGVVDEEFQTTDTSKKHLRDMGLQEVINYSFIPRGILEKLKVEAETIDIKNPINEDMVTLRPTLMYGLLTNIRDNFNRNINDLKIFEVSRTFTKAETLADELVKVGIALAGREERNLWDAKPEAYDFYDLKGYVETYLKDMGMTRYQLRRTENKSYHPGRAVDILVGRDYIGTFGEIHPDVAEAMSISRERVYLAELELAKIVKYGKTKVKYEKIVKYPAVNRDLAILMDRDKLVGDMLGDIKKSSNIIEGVNLFDIYQGEKVEADKKSVAINIVLRKTTGTLEESEVTAAIDKILGLIKKKYQGEIRQ
- a CDS encoding YitT family protein, yielding MKRHLKGLFFDYFVINLGLILSAIGIGIFLVPGRLVSSGVPGVATILFYGMGIPIGLTILVFNIPIFILGVKVFGKEYGFKTFFGIVGLAFYTQTFQTLLNNTSVIDYAKGGNLLLAPIFGGLFLGSGMGLIFRFGGSMGGADILGQVISKYSRLPVAHAILMLDILVMGSGIAVFGIERGLYAILSAFACNSILNKIFEGVSHSKMVYITSSKYDEIQELLANDIQTESTTIMTKSRIQDSERKMIMVILKNKQLRDLQVFMHRIDPTAFIVISEVYEVFGDSEDE
- a CDS encoding alpha-hydroxy-acid oxidizing protein, with the protein product MNLAEIKKNAREKMKGVCAICRECNGVWCRGMVPGMGGAGNGSTMQRNYNKLNEIRVMMKTLHDAKDPDVKFNFLGKVLSSPVMVAPITGLNYNAGGAVEEEDYIDDIVNGSLECGTIAMIGDGGNPDFYRWGIEAIKKVDGNGVAIIKPRENSEIIKRIRMAEEAGALAVGVDVDGAGLLVMSTMGQPVGPKSVKELKELVDSTKLPFILKGILSVEEAKIAMEAGVAGIIVSNHGGRVLNGTISSVETLAEISAAVGDKMVVIADGGVREGMDIVKFLALGAHCILVGRPVIWGSVGGRREGVKVTLETLRNQLYQAMILTGAGSLEEINKSMIYRD
- a CDS encoding DUF3798 domain-containing protein, with the translated sequence MKKLFLLVTMFVMSAFAFSADYHIGVVSGTVSQSEDGLRGAQELINKFGAAENGGKVIHITYPDNFMQEMETTISQIVSLADDPKMKAIVITEAIPGTVEAFRRVREKNPDILLIANSPHEDPEMIADVADLVLNPDNVARGYLIVKAAQEMGAKKFMHISFPRHMSYELLSRRRDIMKQAAADLGMEFITMTAPDPVSDVGVAGAQQFILEKVPSWLKKYGKDTAFFATNDAQTEPLLKRIAEDGGYFVEADLPSPTMGYPGALGVKFDKSEKGNWPKILKKVEKSVVKAGGSGRMGTWAYSYNFAAAVALGTHAIDVIEGRSEIDDFDEVMAALGMQSPGAGWNGSEYVDVDGIERENFFLVYQDTYVFGKGYLNMTNLEVPEKYFEIN